In Macaca mulatta isolate MMU2019108-1 chromosome 16, T2T-MMU8v2.0, whole genome shotgun sequence, the sequence acatagtggtacacgcctgtaattccagctactcaggagactgaggcaggaggatggcttaacccaggaggtggaggttgcagtgagctgagatcttgccaatgcactccaaccaacctggatgacagagtgagactccatctcaaaagaaaagaaaataaaaagaatgcacCCATCTCATGCAATCTTCCTCCAGCCCTCTCCTGTCCTGGTCCTCCCACGGTGTGCTAgcgcatagtaagtgctcagtaaaccCTGAAAGATCCAGCACTAGAGGACAGTCAGACTCTACCTCTTATTAGCTGGGTGgctcttgggcaagtcactgaactTCAGCTTCAGTGGCTTCATCTATTAAGGAAGAGTGCTAAGGACCCTCTCGTGattaagtttattttgttttgttttattttatttttttgagagggaatctcgctctgtcacccagattggagtgcagtggggtgatctcagctcactgcagcctggaggcctcccgggttcaagtgatcctcctgcctcagcctcctgagtagctggaattacaggcatgcaccaccagccaggctaatttttgtatttttagccatgttggccaggttggtctcaaactcttgacctcaagtgatctgccctccacagccccccaaagtgctaggattacggccgttagccaccccacctggcctttAGGattaagtttattattatttttgagagggagtttcactcttgttgcccaggctggagtgcaatggccggatctccaCTAgccgcaacctctgcctaccgggttcaagcgattctcctgcctctgcctcccaagtagctggaattacaggcatgtgccatcacgcccggctaattttgtatttttagtagagcccaggtttctccattttggtcgggctggtctcgaactcccgacctcaggtaatccgcccgcctcggcctcccaaagtgctgagtttacaggcatgagccatcgcgcccggccaggattaagtttaaataagaaaatggacGAGAAGCTTCGAACACAGGGTCTGGTATACAGCAGGCGCTAAGTTATGTTAGTTCACTTCCTCCGCCTCCTTTCGCTCCCGTGCTGCGCTCCATGGAGGAGGCAttcactgaggctggctggggcaGATCCAAGAGAGGTGGGCTGGGGAATGGCAGGAGGCGGAAAAGCGACCCCACGGTTGGGAAGAAGAAGGGGGCGGAGCTCCTTACCCGGTGGGGGTGGGGACAACTCCTCTAGCGGGGGAGGCCGCTGGAACACCTCGACGGCTGCTGGTGGAGGAGGTGGGTCCAAGGAGTTGGGGAGAGGTGGGGCTGGAGGTGCTGCCTGCCCCTTGGGCATGGAGGCCCCACCGACACCTTCGGCGCTGCTGAACACCAGAGAAAGCGGGGCTCGGCCCGGTTGGCGACACGCCTTCCCTAATGCAGCATCCCCAGCTGGCCCCACCCCTCCAATCCTGAACCCAGCCCTGCACGTGTGACCCAGGACTAACTGGGTCCTTTCAAGCCCAGGAGTCACTATGACCATTGGCAGGAGGCCCCTCTCGAAAGCCACCTCCCACCCCTCACCCTCCCACGCAGGCTTGTAGGTCTCACCCTGCCGAGGCCAGGGAAGAGGCGGAGGAGGCGGCGGAGAGTCTGCCGTCGGGTACCACCGGGAGGTGCACTGGCTCGGGAATCCGGGGTGGTCTCCTGGCGGGGGTCGGGGAGTGGGTAttaggaggaaggaggaaggcttCTGGCCAGCAGGGGTCGGGTGTGAGCAGGAAAGGCATGTGGCCGAGGGGGAGGTTTGGCGCCAGGCATCCAGCATGACGGCCTGAGCACCCAGGCGCCAGGGGTGGGtggcgaggctgggggaggagagtTTCAGGGTCGCGCGGGGTAGGGCTAGGCTAGTTGGCGAGGCCTCACCCCAATGTGGCGGAGGCGGGTGTGGCAGGGGCCTTGATGCTCTTTCGAGACAGGGTGCCTGTCCTTGACAGCTGCGTGCTGAGGTCCTGCGAGGGAGCGGGAGGTAGGGCTGACATTTGGGGTGAGAGGCCGCTCCCCACCCTCATCCCCAAGAGGAAATGGAGGAGGGGCGGACGAGAACCGGGAGGGAGAGCCCAGCATGGCCAGTTCCCACTTCCACTTCTCAGGGCCCTCTCCTACACTTCCCCCAAGCTACCCCCTTGTCATTGCCTGGGTTCTGGGACTCAATTCTACCAAAGCCGACAGCCACTTCCTCTGCACAGCCACAGCGGATTGAGTGGGCCCGGCACCCCTGTCCCTCCTCCAAACCATCTcagagcccaggaagctgaggccctgGCTTAGTAGTCCCTAACTTTGATTGGGCTGAGGAGGCGGTGGGGAAAGGAGAGGACACATCACACTTAGAAGTGTCCCACCTGTCATTTTCGAAGATTTGTGGAATTGGCTTTGGGGAGTTAGGGCAGAGAGGAGCAGGACCCAGGCCACTTAGAGGGGATGTGCAAATGACAGGGCGCACACCCACATGAAAGAGGGAACTTCTGTTACCAATGGGACTTCCCCAAGGGGTGGGTACAGTGTTACCTCATAGGCTTCACCAGGGGCAAGACGAAAGGGATTTGAGCTGAAGCACAAAGAATATAAGTTGGGCTgggagcggtggttcacgcctgtaatcccagcactttgggtggctgaggcaagcagatcacctgagttcaggagttcaaaaccagcctggccaacatggagaaactccatctctactaaaaatacaaaaaaaaaaaaaaaaaaaaaaattagccaggcatggtggcaggcacctgtaatcccagctactcgggtggctgaggcaggagaatcacttgaacccaggaggtggaggttgcagtgagccaagatcacgccattgcaatccaacctggacaacaagagtgaaactccatctcaaaaaaaaaaaaaaaagaatataagttGGACAACAGAGACCTTACTGGTGGGGAGGAGGCCTGGTGGTTGAAGGGGAGAGTGTGGTTTCCCCTTTAAGGGTGGCTGATAAGTTCAGGATATCAAGGGGTTCATTTCAATACAGAAATGTCAAGGTGTGGAGACAGGAATTGAAGACGGGACGGGTGTGAGTGCGTGCCCTCTCCGACCTCGCAGAAGGACGTGGGCTGAGAAGACGCCAGCGCCATGCTCCCCTCTCTTCACCAAGTCCCCTTTGTGTGGCTGCATCCCCGCTTCTTCTCACCAAAGCAGCTGTGGGGTGACTGCTCAGTGCAGTGACCTCAAACCCCCAGACAGAGGAAGTTGCTGTTCTCATGTGGCTGGGAGCCATTCTCATGCACACCCTGacatcctcccttccccctcttccccttcccacaTGCCCGGTGGCACAGGGGCAGGGCGGGGGGGCGAGGGGTGCTCAGGATCTCACACTCAGCAGATCCTCTGAGGACGGTACAGACCAGTTTTGGAGGGAGGGATTACAAAATctagggagagggagaagagctCAGAGTGGTGGCTTCAGGGAGTGGGGAAAGAAAGCAGTGGCAAGTTGGGACAAAATGTGCAGGAGAACTGGGGGTCTGGAGGGAAAAGGGCCACAAGGCACGAGAGGGTGGGTTGGAGGGAAAGAAGAGGGTCCCTCTCTCTACCTTGATCCCATGGCCAATGTCGTCCAGGCAGCCAAAGTTGAGGGGTCTCCTGCAGTAGGGCGTGAGAGGGGGTAGGCTCTCTGGGGCGATGACCTTCTGGCCTGGGGGCAGCCGCTGGACAGTGGCTAAGGTGCCGATCTCCCTTCGGGCCACCTTCTCCATGTGCATGTTCACCATCTGCATGACAGGGTTCAAGGTGACAGAGAGGGGTGGTCTGTGTCCAATGCCCTTCCCCCTAAGGAGGAAGAAGATAGAGACTTTGGGCTGGGGGTAGGGACCATGGGAGGCAACGAGGTCTAGAAAAAGAGGGCCCTTCCCCTCCCCCCGCTCCCCCACCAGGCTACATAGCAATTGGGAAAAGTGGCAGGAAAGGATGAAGCCACTTTGGAGCCACTTCCTGGTGGAAAGAGTAAGGGTTATTATTAGCTGAGCAGgaacaggaggaaaagagaaaacacaacaTCCCTGGGGATGCCGGGAAGAGACAAGCACTGGGCTGGCTTGGGAGCAGAGGGGGAAAATATGGAGGTGGCAGAGAATGGTGGCTTGACCAGCTTTGGGGGACAAATAAGTGAACTGACTTCCTCTCAGAATGTTCCATGGAGAAAGCCTACAGTTCGAAAGGGTGGGAACTCTGGTCTGCGGGGGGAGAGGAAAAGGCACACCCCACCCACTGAACATGTGGGTGATGCACAGGCCAGGCTGAATGTGTGGCTGGGTCTGTGCATGTGCTTTATGGGGCAATTCCTCGGTCAAGGatccaggaaggaaggagggtgtGTGCGCTAGAACACTGTGGCAGGGTGGAGGGTGTATACTGTATGGTGCTGGCAGTGCTTCCAGGGCTGAAGATGACCTTGTCAAGCTAGCACCCTGGGTCTAGGATATTTATTAAGGCACTGCTTGTATTTAGATGCAAACAGGGTTCATTTGCTTCTTTCCTGTATATGCCGCTGCTCTGATTGGTAGATATTACTTTCTAATGTCCAGGATAGaattccaagaaagaaaaagctcTGCCTTCGGGGAATTTGTAGCATAGCCACAGAGATAAGGAGGTCCAAAAAGCTTGGAAAGTGCCAACCTTCTGCTGTAGAGTTGGGCATTTGGACATGGGGGAAAGCAGGAAGGAACTTTTGATGTAGAAAATGTCTGAGTCGGGCTGAAGAGTTGAGGCCTGATGCAAGACGCCTTCCCACGCCCCACACCCCTTACCTGGCCCAGCGTGCTTACACGGGCTTCCACTTGCCGCAGGGCGGCCCCCTGCAGGTCCAACATTCGCAGTGTGTGCCCGGCCAGGTTGCCCACCTGGTAGGCCACACTGGCCAGTGCCTGGGTAGTGAAGGCCATGGTCTCCTCCAGCGCCTTCCGCTTGTCTGTGGCCTGAAATACACACAGCCCTGGCCTAAGGGCCAGCATCTTCCACTGGGTCCTTGGCTGGCTGGGGTGGGATGGGAGAGGATTTAGGGAAAATAGGCGCTGGATTGGGACAGAGCCGCAACCCTTAGATGTTTGCGTTGGCTCTCAGCAGAATTATGTTGTAGCAAGAGGGACTAGCTACAACATCACTttaaattcactttaaaaaagTGAATCTGCAGCCTTGGGGAACAGATGCAAAGGGAGGGAAAGATACCCATTCTCAAACAGTCAAGCTGAGGACTGAGTACAGATGATGGTACCACCCTCCTGAAGACTTCAGTAACAGGCTGTCCTTTTAGGGGTTGGAGTGGGGGTGAATagtagaaaggaaagaggaaggcaaCACTGGCTAGAGCagacattctatttttttttttttttttttttttttctggagacagagtttcgctcctgttgcccaggctggagtgcagtggtgcgatctcggctcaccgcaacctccgccttccgggttcaaacgattctcctgcctcagccacccaagtaattgggattgtaagcaagcaccaccatgctcggcttattttgtatttttttttttttttagtagagacagggcttctccacgttgatcaggctggtggtctcaaactctcgacctcaggtgatttgcccgcctcggcctcccaaagtgttgggattacaggcgtgagccaccgcacccagccgacaTTCTTAAACACAACAAACCatgtcaggcgcagtggctcacgcctataatcccactactttgggaggcccaggcaggcaaatcacttgaggtcgggagttcaagaccagcctggctacaatggcaaaacctcgtctctactaaaaatacaaaaattagccaggcatggtggtgcgtgcctgtaatcccagctactcaggaggctgaggcataagaatcacttgaacctgccgggcgcggtggctcacgcctgtaatcccagcactttgggaggccgaggcgggcggatcacaaggtcaggagatcgagaccacggtgaaaccccgtctctactaaaaatacaaaaaattagccgggcgcggttgtgggcgcctgtagtcccagctactcgggaggctgaggcaggagaatggcgtgaacccaggaggcggagcttgcagtgagccgagatcgcgccactgcactccagcctgggcgacagagcgagactccgtctcaaaaaaaaaaaaaaaaaatcacttgaacccaggagtcagaggttgcagtgagccaaaatcacatcacttctctccagcctggatgacagagtgagaccctgtctcaaaaacaaaccaaaaaaaagcttTCCATGTGACTCTTTGTTTAGCTCCAGTCTGCAGATTGGTGTTTGGGAattcaaataaggaaactgaggcccagaacaGAGggactttattcattcattccctctAATAGCTTTCTAATACCCTGAGGATAAAATTCAAGCTTCCAACCGTGGCCTACATATAGCCCCTCCAGGTCTGGCTCCTGCCTTTCTCTTCATCACTCcccctctcccactctcccctccaGCCACATTGGCCATTGGGTTTCCCTGAACAAGCTGAACTGTTTCTGCCTCGGGGCCTTGGCACATGCTGTACTTATTTTCAGAATCCTTATTagcaggcctcagtttcccagaaACACCTTCCTTCACCACACTAAGATTTCCCCCAGCCCATGCCTTCACTGCCTCTTTATCATATTTAccttattctcttttcttcatggCATTTAGCACTATCAAACATtatctatgaatttttttttttattatctacCCACCCTCCCTTAAATGGAAGTGTCATGAGAGCAGGGAGCTTGTCTGTTTCATCCTGTATCCCATCATGGAATCACACCCAACACGCAGAAGATTCTTCACAAATACGCACTTGTGAGTTAATTAGCAGGTCGAATGGGATCCCAAACATTCTCTGGGCACATTGTCACTGTATTCTAGgcactgtgccagacactggCCAGGGTCACACTGCCAGTCAGTGCAGGAGGGGTAAGCAGGCAGTGGCTGAAGGcaagaagtttttttgtttgttcgtttgttttttgagatggaatttcgctcttgttgcccaggctggagtgcaatggcacgatctcagctcactgcaacctccgcctcccaggttcaagcgattctcctgcctcagcctcgcgagtagctgggattacaggcatgcaccaccacacccagctaatttttttgtatttttagtagagatggggtttctccatgttggtcaggctgatctcaaactcccgacctcaggtgatctgcccaccttggcctcccaaagtgctgggattataggcgtgagccactgtgcctggccaagaaatttTTTTTGGTCCCAGATCAGGCAGTGGGGGCTAGGGCAAAACTTCTCTGGTCGTTTGGTTCCCCaggcagcttcctcatctcttgTTGGGTCATGGAGTTGCCATACTCTAGCCTGTACCTTTCTAACGCAGGTAGGGGGCAAGTCCAGGGTGAATCTAGGGTAGGGCCAGTGGGCCAACAGGCAAGGGTACACACTGGGATCCCCTTCCTTGAGCCCTCAGATGCCCCTCAGGGCCTGTCAATGGCGAGCAGACCTACAAACTCTCAGAGCAAGGTCTGAGAGACACCTGGGAGCCTCTAATGGAGCCTGAGCCAGGACCTCCCCGGAAGCCCATGCGGTGGCTCTCTCCTCCCTGTCTATCTTTTCCAACAGCAGGAAAGAGATGCTCATTTGCATGTTTATTTACATCTCATCAGCGTATGCAACAAAACTTACATCTCCTCAGCATATGTCACCAAGAATcttgaaaaggcaaagaaatcaACCCAGGATATTAAAACCAGACAGGATAGCAGGTCTTGATTTAGTTCAGGACCTTCCTTTaccaaatgaggaaacaggcccagaaCTGAGCAGTGACTACTCCTCCATCTCCACCCAGATTTCTTAGCTTGCCTGCCTTCTCCTGTACAGTTTCCTCCCCAAACTGACATGTGGAATTGTTGGCCCAAACAGGAAAAGTGTCTGCTTGGGCCCAGCTCTGGGCACCTGGAGCCTGAACACCTACTGACCCCTGGCTTTGCTCCTGGCCCAAAGTTAGGTCTGCGGGGACAAGCATCTGAGATCCATCTCTGCGGCTGAGTGCTTGTTCGTCATGCAAATTACCCTGTCTGTAAAGTCAGTCAACCCTGGCGGAGAACTCTGCAGGTGACCCTGGTCTGCCTTCCCTAATTCCCCATGGGTTTCCTAGCATCTGGGTGGTGTGGGGAGAGAGGGGCTGCAGATGGGGATGGAGGGTAGGGGAATCAGGCCTTAGGTAACAGCAGTTCTGAGATCCATAAACTTCCTAGGCATTTGCCTAGACAAAGATCCTCAGAAAGGCCAGGAAAGGTAACAGGTTGTGTGTTCTAGTAGTTATTGTTCTGCAGGAAAGAAGCAGGAATCCAAGGATTCCAAGTTGGGTCAAGGCTTCTCACGCCATGTATTTTTGCAAGGACAGCTTCTCCTCCTTAGAACTGATTCTTATTATCCATCTTTCCAAtgaatgataatgatgatgatagtcATGGTAAGAGCTGCCATTTATCCTGCTCTTCTGAAGGGGTTGGCACTAGGCTAAATGCtttgatacatttttatattgaacCCATGGAGCCACCCCTGAAGGCAGGCATGAGAATCAGAGGAGGAACTTGCCACAGTTCCTGTAGTTGgtaggtggcagagctggaaacTGGACTTAGGTCTTTGTGACCCCAAATTGTGTGTGAACACTGTGTGTGCAAATGAGAGCCCTGCGGAAGCTCTTTGAGGTGTGCAGAAGTTATGGAAGGAATGGAAAGGACTGCTTGGATCCTTGTCCGTAGAGGGAACATGCCTTTCTGTGCTAGGAGGATGCGCTGGTTTGCAAGCCTCATTCTGTCTCATCTGCAGGTGGTCATTCAACAACTACACAGACCGAAATGATACCCAGAGTAGCATTTTCAGTTAGTGGCATAGGGAgtgggctctggaatcagatttCTGGGTTTGAATTCAGGCTCTGACACTAGCTAGGAGACCTCTGGGAAAGTGACTTAACCTTTCcaaacctcagcttcctcattgtGAAGTGAGAATGGGACTCGCCTCACTGGACTTCAGATGAGGATGAAGGGAGGCCATGCTGGTGACATGCCTGGCCCAAAGGAAGGGTCCAGAGAGTTTTAACTGCTGTCATCACTGACTCTCTTTAATCTGCCATTTCCCATGAGCACTTGttcctcatttatttcttttttcaacattctTACTATGCTACGAGGTCTCTATGCCTGTTCTCATAGTTCGGTTAGTACaggttagaaaaataaagttttgccCAAGGGGTAACAAGGTTAGCCTGCAGCTCTTCAGGGAGCAGAGGAAACCGGGTACAGAGAGTGCAAATAAACTGTCGTAAAGTCACATAGTGTGTAGGGAGGCAGAAAGATGGAGAGGAAAGGGCTTGGCGTCAGGAGTCAGGTAAGCCCAaatgtggtggcttacgcctgtaatcccagaactttgggagaccaaggtgggcagatcacttgaggccaggagttcaagaccagcctgggctacatatggagaccctgtctttacaaaataaaataaaaaaaattagccaggcatggtggcatgcgcctgtagtcccagttactcagaaggctgaggtgggaggattgcttgagcctaggagttcaaggctgcagtgaagctatgtgagctacgatcatgccacagcactctagcctgagcgacagaggagaccctgtctcaaaaaaagaaaaaaaaaaaaaaaaaagactggccgggcatggtggctcactcctataatcccagaactttgagaggccgaggcaggtggatcacctgaggtgtcaggagttcgagaccagactgaccaacatggcaaaaccctgtctctactaaaaatataaaattagccaggcatggtggtacatgcctgtaattccagctactcaggaggctgaggcaggagaatctcttgaacccggaaggtggaggttatagtgagtcgagatcaagccattgcactccagcctgggcaacaagagcaaaaatacGGGAATGCCTGGCTCTGCTGTTTGGAGCTGTGCggccttggacaagtcacctCACCTCCCTGAGCTACTGTTTCCACATGTGTAAAATAGGAATTATAATACGTGTCTCACAAGGTAGTTGTACAGATTAATGAAATAACAGAAGTGATTTCCATCATGGCTAAGTTGCCTTGCCTCTCCTCCCTGAATCCAGGAATCTATACTCTCAGCCCCAGGACAACCACACAATTTAAAAACTGTTCTACAATGCTACCTCCTTATCTTTTGCTAGTAGCCTGCTCCCAGCAGTCATGTGGGCCATCCCCCTCCCTCTGCATGAGATCCCCTCTCTTTAGCCCAGCCTACTCTGCCTTATCCCCACTCTCCCAAACTCAGGGTCCATCTCAGGTTCACTGTGCTGTTTGGGAAGTTCTTCTGAAGCGTCACCCAGAGCTGGCCTGGAAATAGAATGATCGCCAGCATCTGTGTGAGGACGGAGGCTTTGGGTCTCTGGATCGACCTGGGGGACTCAGAAGGATGAACCTGCAGTGACATCTGAGAACAGGATGGAATCGCACTGTCTGTCCCAGACATCTCTGAGGCGAGACAGAAAGCGCACAGTGGGGGCTTGGGCAGTATGGGGTCAGAGTTAAGTATTGGGGTCTGGGATGAAGCTAAAGTCTGGAGTGGGAGGATTTCTCAGCCAAGGCCCAAGACAAGCACTGTCAGGATGGCTCCCAGGGCCCCACTTGGGGCTGGGCTCAGGGTCCGCCCTCCAGGGGCTGGGGTGTCAGTCCTCCGCCCGCTCTACCTACCTGCACATAGTTGTCCTCGCAGTAGTCAGCAACCCGCAGCAGGGCACTGTGGTTGCCCCTCAGAGCCTCCCGGCCCGTGgggatctcaaactcctgcagcTGCTGTAGCTCCGCCATCACCCCCAGCCTCTGTCTGGCTCCCCAGGGAGCCCGCTCGTTTTGAGTCTCACCCTGCCCTTGATTGGTTGTtctgccttccctccctcttaCTGCTTTTGGTTTCCTCTGCGTGAGACCCAAACCTGCTTGCAAAGGGCAGGCATGCTCATTCCGGGACAAGAGGAAGTCAGTCCTGCTCCCCGAGCCTGTGCCTCTCTGTCCCCTGCCCAGAGGAAGGGGGAAGCCAGGGGCCCATTTGGGGGCCCAGCCCCCAATCCCACCCAGCAGAGGAAGCCAAGGTCGGGGCAGCTGTGATTGCTCCCTGGTCCTGGAGAGGAAACTGGTTGGtggggggatggggtgggagactGGGGAGGAAGGGGGCTGGCCTGCTATAGGGGGTGGAGGTGGATTTTCCACTCATGGAAGGCGGGAGGAAAGGGCAGAGGGTGGGGGCTTCCTTGGGAAGCTCGGGGATGAGTCACCAAGGGACAGGGGAGTGGAGGGTGGATAGGATATGGAGACTGGTCATACCAGAGAGGACTGTGGGACGGTAGCacagcaaaaatagaaaacagccGATGTGGCAGCAAGAGGGGTCAGGGTTGGACACCGGGAAGACATGACTAGAGAGGTCCCAGAGGGGTGTTAGTAAGCCTGCGAAGGGTAGTGTGTGATGAAGATCTGCCCTACATGCTCTGTGCTCATGAAGGCAGGACGAGATGAAATTGACCAAGTGTAATGTGAGGAACTCAGATTAGACAACAGGAAGGACTTGGATTTGAGAAGCACCAGGTTCAAATTCCAGATCAATTTGTTGGTTTTAGGAAGCAGCGGTGGACAGAGCACTGAGCCTGCCTAGGAGGTATGGGCTGTAGTTCATGCATTAACAGGACAGTTGGACCAGACGACCTCCAGGATCCTGtcctgatttcaaactcctagaGCTCCCAGCTGAGAGTTGGACTGGGTCCTGGAGCAGGGAAGTTAGGATGGACCGCAGGCCTCCTCTCTGCCCCTCCTACCACCAAGCCTGTCATCCTAGAG encodes:
- the ABI3 gene encoding ABI gene family member 3 isoform X14, producing the protein MCRPQTSGRRWRRPWPSLPRHWPVWPTRWATWPGTHCECWTCRGPPCGKWKPVGKGIGHRPPLSVTLNPVMQMVNMHMEKVARREIGTLATVQRLPPGQKVIAPESLPPLTPYCRRPLNFGCLDDIGHGIKDLSTQLSRTGTLSRKSIKAPATPASATLGRPPRIPEPVHLPVVPDGRLSAASSASSLASAGAEGVGGASMPKGQAAPPAPPLPNSLDPPPPPAAVEVFQRPPPLEELSPPPPDEELPLPLDLPPPPPLDGDELGLPPPPPGFGPDEPSWVPASYLEKVVTLYPYIGQKDNELSFSEGTVICVTRRYSDGWCEGISSEGTGFFPGNYVEPSC
- the ABI3 gene encoding ABI gene family member 3 isoform X1, yielding MAELQQLQEFEIPTGREALRGNHSALLRVADYCEDNYVQATDKRKALEETMAFTTQALASVAYQVGNLAGHTLRMLDLQGAALRQVEARVSTLGQMVNMHMEKVARREIGTLATVQRLPPGQKVIAPESLPPLTPYCRRPLNFGCLDDIGHGIKVERGTLFFPSNPPSPLPPAPSQDLSTQLSRTGTLSRKSIKAPATPASATLGRPPRIPEPVHLPVVPDGRLSAASSASSLASAGAEGVGGASMPKGQAAPPAPPLPNSLDPPPPPAAVEVFQRPPPLEELSPPPPDEELPLPLDLPPPPPLDGDELGLPPPPPGFGPDEPSWVPASYLEKVVTLYPYIGQKDNELSFSEGTVICVTRRYSDGWCEGISSEGTGFFPGNYVEPSC
- the ABI3 gene encoding ABI gene family member 3 isoform X4, with the protein product MAELQQLQEFEIPTGREALRGNHSALLRVADYCEDNYVQATDKRKALEETMAFTTQALASVAYQVGNLAGHTLRMLDLQGAALRQVEARVSTLGQMVNMHMEKVARREIGTLATVQRLPPGQKVIAPESLPPLTPYCRRPLNFGCLDDIGHGIKDLSTQLSRTGTLSRKSIKAPATPASATLGRPPRIPEPVHLPVVPDGRLSAASSASSLASAGAEGVGGASMPKGQAAPPAPPLPNSLDPPPPPAAVEVFQRPPPLEELSPPPPAFLLFPQDEELPLPLDLPPPPPLDGDELGLPPPPPGFGPDEPSWVPASYLEKVVTLYPYIGQKDNELSFSEGTVICVTRRYSDGWCEGISSEGTGFFPGNYVEPSC
- the ABI3 gene encoding ABI gene family member 3 isoform X6, which gives rise to MAELQQLQEFEIPTGREALRGNHSALLRVADYCEDNYVQATDKRKALEETMAFTTQALASVAYQVGNLAGHTLRMLDLQGAALRQVEARVSTLGQMVNMHMEKVARREIGTLATVQRLPPGQKVIAPESLPPLTPYCRRPLNFGCLDDIGHGIKDLSTQLSRTGTLSRKSIKAPATPASATLGRPPRIPEPVHLPVVPDGRLSAASSASSLASAGSAEGVGGASMPKGQAAPPAPPLPNSLDPPPPPAAVEVFQRPPPLEELSPPPPDEELPLPLDLPPPPPLDGDELGLPPPPPGFGPDEPSWVPASYLEKVVTLYPYIGQKDNELSFSEGTVICVTRRYSDGWCEGISSEGTGFFPGNYVEPSC
- the ABI3 gene encoding ABI gene family member 3 isoform X11, which encodes MCRPQTSGRRWRRPWPSLPRHWPVWPTRWATWPGTHCECWTCRGPPCGKWKPVGKGIGHRPPLSVTLNPVMQMVNMHMEKVARREIGTLATVQRLPPGQKVIAPESLPPLTPYCRRPLNFGCLDDIGHGIKDLSTQLSRTGTLSRKSIKAPATPASATLGRPPRIPEPVHLPVVPDGRLSAASSASSLASAGSAEGVGGASMPKGQAAPPAPPLPNSLDPPPPPAAVEVFQRPPPLEELSPPPPAFLLFPQDEELPLPLDLPPPPPLDGDELGLPPPPPGFGPDEPSWVPASYLEKVVTLYPYIGQKDNELSFSEGTVICVTRRYSDGWCEGISSEGTGFFPGNYVEPSC
- the ABI3 gene encoding ABI gene family member 3 isoform X8 — protein: MAELQQLQEFEIPTGREALRGNHSALLRVADYCEDNYVQATDKRKALEETMAFTTQALASVAYQVGNLAGHTLRMLDLQGAALRQVEARVSTLGQMVNMHMEKVARREIGTLATVQRLPPGQKVIAPESLPPLTPYCRRPLNFGCLDDIGHGIKDLSTQLSRTGTLSRKSIKAPATPASATLGRPPRIPEPVHLPVVPDGRLSAASSASSLASAGAEGVGGASMPKGQAAPPAPPLPNSLDPPPPPAAVEVFQRPPPLEELSPPPPDEELPLPLDLPPPPPLDGDELGLPPPPPGFGPDEPSWVPASYLEKVVTLYPYIGQKDNELSFSEGTVICVTRRYSDGWCEGISSEGTGFFPGNYVEPSC